The genomic window GATGGGATCGCTTGCATGCTCCGCTTTGCACGACGCAAAGGCGGGTATGCAGGTCCGCCCCAAAGCAAAGCCGAATGACATAGAAACCGTGTCGGCAGCCAACGGAACACACAGCTAACCAGACGGTGACCGAAACGCGCTGGGAGCGAGCGATCACCGAGGGCCATTCAAAAGAAGGAGCCAACGTTTCAAACGGCGGCGCCCCCGGCAGTGTCATTCCTGCCGGTCTTAGGGAATCAGGAGCCACCAAGCCAAGCCAAGCCGCGAAACCTCAATGACACCGTGTTGGATCGGCACCGAGGATTCGCGAGGGCAACGGCTATACCCCCTAAGGGATTCGAACCCCTGTTTCTGGACCGAGAAGTCCAGTGTCCTGGGCCACTAGACGAAGGGGGCCATTGAGAAGTTAAAAAAAAGAAGCTTGAAAGATTGGCATTTCAAGCCACTCGCCTCTCGCTTAAAAACTCAGGATTCCATTTCGCCGGCACGGGTGACGACTTTGTCGATCAAGTTGTATTCGCAAGCTTCTTCGGCCGACATGAAGCGGTCACGATCGGTGTCTGCTTCAATCTTTTCAAGCGAATGACCGGTATGCTCAATCATAATCTCATTCATCCGCTGCTTGATACGGCGAAGTTCTCCGACGTGAATTTCCACTTCCTTGGCCGTACCTTGCATCCCAGCGAGCGGTTGGTGGATCATGATTCTCGCATTCGGAAGTGCGTATCGTTTTCCCTTCGCGCCAGCGGTTAACAGGACCGCGCCCATCGAAGCGGCTTGACCGATGCAATAGGTTGCCACGTCACACGAAACGAATTGCATCGTATCGTAGATCGCCATTCCAGCCGTAATGCTGCCGCCCGGGCTGTTGATATACAAGTGAATGTCCGCTTTCGGATCGTCTGATTGCAAAAACAGCATTTGCGCGACCAAGGCATTCGAAATTTGATCATCGACTTGCTGACCGAGAAAGATAATTCGATCTTTCAGAAGTCGGCTGTAAATGTCGTAGACTCGTTCTTCGCGTCCGCTCTTTTCGACGACATACGGAATTAATGGCATGTTAAGTACTCTTTGCTTCTTGTTGAATGGTGTTGATGTTTGAGTCGGATAGAAAACAAATCCCTAGTCTTCTTCCTGTTCTTCCGACGCAGGCGGCTTCGTCAAAATGTCGTCAACCAAACCATACTCTTTCGCTTGGTTTGCACTCAAGAAGAAATCGCGATCGGTGTCCTTCGCGATCTGTTCGACTGATTTGCCCGAATGGTTGCTGATGATTTCGTTCAAAACGTCACGGTAACGGAACATTTCAGCAGCTTGGATTTCGATATCGCTGACTTGCCCGCCAACACCACCCATTGGTTGATGCATCATCACGCGACTGTTCGGTAAGCAGAACCGTTTCCCTTTGGCTCCGCCGACCAACAAAACCGCTGCTCCACTGCACGCTTCTCCGACACAATAGGTCGCGACCGGGCATGATAGCATTTGCATCGTATCGTAGATGGCCAAAGTCGCGGTCACGCTACCGCCAGGCGAATTGAGATAAAAGTGAATGTCTTTGCGACGATTTTCGCTCTGCAAATAAAGCAATTTCATCACGACATCGTTGGCGTTTGCATAGTGAATTTCACCTTGCAAGAACACAATGCGGTTTTCCAACAACAAATCGCCAAGCGTCATTTGACGTTGCCGTTGATAACTTTGATAAGAATGGCTGCTGGACAACTCGTGTTGGTCGATCGAACTGTTCATAAGACCGTGAACGGGCGGCAAATTCATGCGGATGTCTTTCCGAAAAGATGTCGGTTTGAAGGAGTCTGTTTCAATATCGTTAGTGTTTGCCATTATTGGCAAGATGACAAGATGGGGTCAGAAAACTCTCTTGCCGAGCAGATTCTTTATTCGAATAAACCGCGGACCAATGAATCCACCTGGCCACGAAAAAGAGAAGTAGACGCTTCTTCCAGCATGTCCGATTGATCGTTTTTTACCATCGCAGCAGCCAACGGCTTGTGTTTCTGCCAATCGGTGATTTGGAAATCACGAATGTCAACGTACACTTCGCTGAGATTATTACTGATTTTAGGGACCAGAAAGACGCCCTGCTTTCCACGGACGACATGGTAATGCATACCGACGAACAACAAGACGGCTCCACATACCATCCCAGCTAAAAAACGCGACATCAAATACTCCTCGATAGGTAGATATGCCCTTTGCGTGGCTGTGGCTTCCAGCCGCAGCTTACTGGGGCAAGATGCTCCAGTCACTCTCTTGCTGGGGCAAGATGCCCCAGTTACTCTCTTGCTGGGGCAAGATGCCCCAGCCACTCTCTTACTGGGGCAAGATGCCCCAGTCACTCTCTTGCTGGGGCAAGATGCTCCAGTCACTCTCTTGCTGGGGCAAGATGCTCCAGCCACTCTCTTGCTGGGGCAAGATGCTCCAGCCACTCTTTTGCTGGGGCAAGATGCTCCAGTCACTCTCTTGCTGGGGCAAGATGCTCCAGCCACTCTTCTGCCAAGCCTAAAATCAAGCGGTGGCGAAGCATGAGCCTGCTTTTTTCAGTTCCTAGGCTACGCGTTTTAAGGAAGCACGGTTCTTTAAGGCAAGAGACAAAACAACTCGCCTTACTCGTTTCACATCGTCGCAGACTCCTTCATCATCGCTTCCATGTCCTGAAACACCTGCTCCGCACTGCTCTCAAAGATACGTCCGATTAGCAAATTGGTGATCTGACCCCGATGTTCGGGGTGCCTTTTCATGAATCGACCAATACTAAACTCTTTCGAATAGAATGCGTGGACCAGCTTGCGAATCCACTGAGATCCTTCCAAAAACTCGGCGGTCCACGATTGCAATTGCTCGCGACTCAGGTCCTCTTTCTTGAATCCAGCGACGATGGCGTCGCCAGCGCGGATGCCCATTTCCAAAGCGAAAAAGACGCCCGAGGAGTAGACGGGATCGATAAATCCGAACGCATCGCCCACCAAAACCCAGCCATCGCCAGCATGCTGAGAAGTCGAGTACGAAAACTCTTTCGCCGTGCGAATGTCACCGAGTCGCACAGCATCGATTAATCGAGGAGTTAACCCAGGGCAACGGGCAAGCTGGTCAAAGAAAACCGCTTCCGGTTTCGCTCCATTGTTCAACAGGCAATCACTGTCACCGACGCAGCCAATACTGGTAATGCCCCTTGAGAGAGGAATGAACCAAAACCAAGAATCTCTCGATTCGGTGTTCAAAATGATGGTCGCCCCTTCGTTATCCCCTTCGCCGCGAACCGCTCCGCGGTAATACGTCCATATGGCAACCTTCTTTAGATTGGCATCGACTTGTTTTAGTTTTAGCTTGTTGGCGATGAATGATTGTTGGCCGGTCGCGTCGATGACGACGCGACAATCGATCGAATGGTTGTTCCCATCGGCTGTGCGGACGCTGACACCGGTGGCTTTATGATTCTCGTCAAAGTGTACGTCGAGCAATCGAGTTTGGTCATAGCAATCCGCCCCCAATTCGCCCGCTCGGTCAAATAACAGTTTGTCAAATTCGCTCCGTTCAACTTGCCAAGTCGTGCTGCAGGGCCGGTCATCGTGTGCGCGAAAAAAGAACGGTTCCGACTCGGTTCCGCGATGCGTCACAAATTGGACGCTTTTCTTAGCCTGAAAGCCCGCCTTTCGAATCCGCTCGGTCAGCCCGAGTCGTTCAAACGCCCAATACGTCTCGGGCATTAGCGATTCACCAATGTGAAATCGCGGCATCGCGTCCCGTTCGATCAGTAACGTATCCAGGCCAGCTTTGGCAACAATCGATGCGGCGGAACCGCCCGCAGGCCCACCGCCAATCACTACACAGTCGTAATAGGTTCTCATGCTCGTCTCTCGCTATCAGGCAGTTGGCAGACAATCGCTTACCTGCCCTAAGTCGGATTATTCAAGTGATTCGTCGTCATTTGAGTAACTCGCTAGAGCTAAAGCATTTAAGTGAATCCTTGAAGAAGCACTCTGCGAATGAGCCGTTTTATAACTTCTTCAAAATCGCTGGCATTATAGCCGAATCGGCAAGGAATCTAAACGGCCATCCCAATCC from Novipirellula aureliae includes these protein-coding regions:
- the clpP gene encoding ATP-dependent Clp endopeptidase proteolytic subunit ClpP, coding for MPLIPYVVEKSGREERVYDIYSRLLKDRIIFLGQQVDDQISNALVAQMLFLQSDDPKADIHLYINSPGGSITAGMAIYDTMQFVSCDVATYCIGQAASMGAVLLTAGAKGKRYALPNARIMIHQPLAGMQGTAKEVEIHVGELRRIKQRMNEIMIEHTGHSLEKIEADTDRDRFMSAEEACEYNLIDKVVTRAGEMES
- a CDS encoding ClpP family protease, encoding MNSSIDQHELSSSHSYQSYQRQRQMTLGDLLLENRIVFLQGEIHYANANDVVMKLLYLQSENRRKDIHFYLNSPGGSVTATLAIYDTMQMLSCPVATYCVGEACSGAAVLLVGGAKGKRFCLPNSRVMMHQPMGGVGGQVSDIEIQAAEMFRYRDVLNEIISNHSGKSVEQIAKDTDRDFFLSANQAKEYGLVDDILTKPPASEEQEED
- a CDS encoding NAD(P)/FAD-dependent oxidoreductase gives rise to the protein MRTYYDCVVIGGGPAGGSAASIVAKAGLDTLLIERDAMPRFHIGESLMPETYWAFERLGLTERIRKAGFQAKKSVQFVTHRGTESEPFFFRAHDDRPCSTTWQVERSEFDKLLFDRAGELGADCYDQTRLLDVHFDENHKATGVSVRTADGNNHSIDCRVVIDATGQQSFIANKLKLKQVDANLKKVAIWTYYRGAVRGEGDNEGATIILNTESRDSWFWFIPLSRGITSIGCVGDSDCLLNNGAKPEAVFFDQLARCPGLTPRLIDAVRLGDIRTAKEFSYSTSQHAGDGWVLVGDAFGFIDPVYSSGVFFALEMGIRAGDAIVAGFKKEDLSREQLQSWTAEFLEGSQWIRKLVHAFYSKEFSIGRFMKRHPEHRGQITNLLIGRIFESSAEQVFQDMEAMMKESATM